The Winogradskyella schleiferi genome has a window encoding:
- a CDS encoding acyl-ACP desaturase, whose product MSLKNVRLEVMQHLEKDVQSLIEKYLIPVEQIWQPTDFLPDSTKESFYEEVREIRELSKEMSYDFWVVLVGDMITEEALPSYESWLMDVEGVDQVERNGWSTWLRHWTGEENRHGDVLNKYLYLSGRVNMREIEKTTQYLINDGFDIGTGRDPYKNFVYTSFQELATYVSHNRVAKIAKEKGNKRLAKMCRIISGDEMRHHHAYSEFVERIFAVDPNQMMMAFHDMMKRKIAMPAHFLRESGESIGAAFEEFSNTAQRIGVYTSNDYVDILQKLIDRWDIGNMTGLNEEAEKARDYLMTLPPRMYRLSERMKIPENSFQFKWVDPA is encoded by the coding sequence ATGTCGTTGAAAAATGTAAGATTGGAAGTGATGCAGCATCTGGAAAAGGATGTACAATCCCTTATTGAAAAATATTTAATTCCTGTTGAACAAATCTGGCAACCTACTGATTTCTTACCAGATTCCACAAAAGAGTCATTTTATGAAGAAGTCAGAGAAATTAGGGAGTTAAGTAAAGAAATGTCGTATGATTTTTGGGTGGTGTTAGTTGGAGACATGATTACCGAAGAAGCACTACCAAGTTATGAATCATGGCTCATGGACGTAGAAGGTGTAGACCAAGTAGAACGCAATGGTTGGTCCACTTGGCTAAGACATTGGACAGGCGAAGAAAACAGACATGGTGATGTATTGAATAAATACTTATACTTATCTGGCCGTGTAAATATGCGTGAAATTGAAAAAACCACACAATACCTTATTAACGATGGCTTTGATATTGGTACTGGCAGAGATCCTTATAAAAACTTTGTTTACACAAGCTTTCAAGAGCTGGCAACGTATGTGTCGCATAATCGCGTAGCTAAAATCGCCAAAGAAAAAGGCAATAAACGATTGGCTAAAATGTGTAGAATCATTTCTGGAGACGAAATGCGTCATCATCATGCCTATTCCGAGTTTGTTGAGCGTATCTTTGCCGTAGATCCCAACCAAATGATGATGGCTTTTCACGATATGATGAAACGAAAAATTGCCATGCCAGCACATTTCCTAAGAGAATCTGGCGAGAGCATTGGCGCTGCGTTCGAAGAGTTTTCGAATACTGCACAACGGATTGGTGTTTATACCTCAAACGATTATGTAGATATTCTGCAAAAGTTGATTGACCGTTGGGATATAGGCAATATGACGGGTTTAAATGAAGAAGCTGAAAAAGCAAGAGACTATTTAATGACATTACCACCAAGAATGTACCGTTTATCTGAGCGTATGAAAATACCAGAAAATTCCTTCCAATTTAAATGGGTGGATCCTGCCTAA
- a CDS encoding HD domain-containing protein has translation MRHKSKLIISTITFVKQELIDAEGGHDWFHTERVYKNALLIAKTEPVDVLVVSLAALLHDIADSKFHDGDETIGPKKAQTFLLNNDVDSKIIEHVTQIIEYMSFKNSFDLDTSFTSKEMEVVQDADRLDAIGAIGIARCFNYGGFKDRPLYNPEIKPNLNMTKSEYKTSNAPTINHFYEKLLLLKDQMNTKTGRRIASDRHKYMEGFLKQFYAEWEGEK, from the coding sequence ATGCGTCATAAAAGTAAACTTATCATATCTACAATTACTTTTGTAAAACAAGAATTAATTGATGCAGAAGGTGGACATGATTGGTTTCATACCGAGCGTGTTTATAAAAATGCACTTCTCATTGCGAAAACCGAACCTGTAGATGTATTAGTAGTCTCATTGGCAGCACTTTTACACGATATAGCGGATTCAAAATTTCATGATGGAGATGAAACCATTGGGCCCAAAAAAGCACAAACATTTCTTCTAAATAACGATGTTGACAGTAAAATAATTGAACACGTTACTCAGATTATCGAATATATGTCCTTTAAAAACTCGTTCGATTTAGACACCTCATTTACTTCAAAGGAAATGGAAGTCGTTCAAGATGCAGATCGCTTGGATGCCATTGGAGCCATTGGCATTGCACGTTGTTTTAATTATGGAGGTTTCAAGGATAGACCACTCTATAATCCTGAAATTAAGCCTAACCTCAACATGACAAAGTCTGAATACAAAACATCCAACGCACCAACGATTAATCATTTCTACGAAAAATTATTGCTTCTTAAAGACCAAATGAATACCAAAACAGGGAGGCGAATCGCCTCAGATAGGCATAAATATATGGAAGGTTTTTTAAAACAGTTCTATGCTGAATGGGAAGGGGAAAAATAG
- a CDS encoding AraC family transcriptional regulator, with product MKARKPTLEKISPQFGSSIKVNKHEAYIGENKPFWHFHPEIELVYVNKGQGKRHIGNHLSYFNNSQLLLIGPNLPHNGFTDRLTINGSETLVQFKPEFLGNHFFDIPEMGKINQLFERSKKGILFGVKTKKKLGPKIEKLNEKEGFKKILILLEVLHGLAKAEDYTLLNADGFAFETEPQDSAKIDIVFKHVNQNFKEHISLDEIADKVSMTVPAFCRYFKKVTGKTFTKLVNEYRVVHATKLLSESQMSIADVSFECGFNNFSHFNKLFKEFTGKSASKYRGELKMMVQ from the coding sequence ATGAAAGCAAGAAAACCTACTTTAGAAAAAATTAGCCCACAATTTGGTAGCTCCATAAAAGTTAATAAGCACGAAGCTTATATTGGCGAGAATAAACCGTTTTGGCATTTCCACCCAGAAATAGAATTGGTATATGTTAATAAAGGTCAAGGAAAACGTCATATTGGCAATCATTTATCTTACTTTAATAATAGCCAGTTATTGCTTATTGGGCCCAACCTGCCTCATAATGGCTTTACAGATCGACTTACCATTAATGGAAGCGAGACCTTAGTACAATTTAAACCCGAATTTTTAGGAAATCATTTTTTTGATATTCCAGAAATGGGAAAAATCAACCAATTATTCGAACGTTCTAAAAAGGGGATTCTTTTTGGTGTAAAAACAAAGAAAAAATTAGGTCCCAAAATCGAAAAGTTAAACGAAAAGGAAGGTTTCAAAAAAATATTGATTTTACTAGAAGTGTTACATGGTTTGGCAAAAGCTGAAGACTATACCTTATTGAATGCTGATGGTTTTGCCTTTGAAACCGAACCACAAGATAGTGCGAAGATCGATATTGTTTTTAAACATGTGAACCAAAATTTTAAAGAACATATTAGTTTAGATGAAATTGCAGACAAGGTCAGTATGACAGTTCCAGCATTTTGTCGTTATTTCAAAAAAGTAACAGGAAAAACATTTACAAAGCTGGTTAACGAATATCGTGTGGTACATGCTACTAAATTACTCTCTGAAAGTCAAATGAGCATTGCGGATGTAAGTTTTGAGTGTGGCTTTAATAATTTTTCGCACTTTAATAAATTGTTTAAGGAATTTACAGGCAAAAGTGCTTCTAAATATAGAGGAGAGCTGAAAATGATGGTTCAATAA
- a CDS encoding PA0069 family radical SAM protein, whose amino-acid sequence MDSKSKIKGRGAQKNIHNRFFELSYEMRDDFLEFCHKKGELADKNKTQYLNVFPKTIVNKVTSPDVGMAYSMNMYQGCEHGCIYCYARNSHEFWGYGAGLDFERKILVKKEAPKLLEKHLKKKSWKAHPIVMSGNTDCYQPAEKKFEITRQCLKIFLKYKHPVGIITKNALILRDLDLLKTLAEDNLISVNVSITSLSEDTRRILEPRTATIKRRLEVVRELGANGIPVNVMMAPIIPSINSHEILPMAKAVSEAGALSIAHTIVRLNGTIGEIFTDWIKKTMPDKADKVLHQIENCHGGTLNESRYGVRMRGEGQIAQQINDLVKLARLKYFKNKAMPKLNTSLHETYKNGQMKLF is encoded by the coding sequence ATGGATTCCAAATCGAAAATTAAGGGTCGTGGTGCCCAAAAAAACATCCACAATCGTTTTTTTGAATTGTCTTACGAAATGCGAGACGATTTCCTTGAGTTCTGCCATAAAAAAGGGGAACTCGCCGACAAAAACAAAACACAATATCTTAATGTGTTTCCTAAAACTATAGTCAATAAAGTGACAAGTCCAGATGTTGGTATGGCCTATTCCATGAATATGTACCAAGGTTGTGAACATGGTTGTATTTATTGCTATGCTCGCAATAGCCACGAATTTTGGGGTTATGGCGCAGGATTGGATTTTGAGCGAAAGATTTTAGTAAAAAAAGAGGCACCAAAACTCTTAGAAAAACACCTTAAAAAGAAAAGTTGGAAAGCGCATCCCATAGTGATGTCTGGAAACACGGATTGTTACCAACCAGCCGAAAAGAAATTTGAGATTACCAGGCAATGCTTGAAAATCTTTTTAAAGTACAAACATCCTGTTGGCATTATTACTAAAAACGCTTTAATATTAAGGGATTTAGACCTTTTAAAAACCTTGGCGGAAGATAATTTAATTTCCGTTAATGTGTCCATTACCTCATTGTCGGAAGACACGAGGCGAATCTTAGAACCGAGAACGGCAACTATAAAAAGAAGACTTGAAGTAGTAAGAGAGTTGGGTGCTAATGGTATTCCTGTAAATGTAATGATGGCACCAATAATTCCATCCATTAATAGTCATGAGATTTTACCTATGGCCAAAGCCGTTTCTGAAGCTGGAGCATTGAGTATTGCGCATACCATCGTAAGATTAAATGGCACAATTGGAGAAATTTTTACGGATTGGATTAAAAAAACAATGCCAGACAAAGCCGATAAAGTTTTGCACCAAATTGAAAATTGCCATGGTGGTACGCTCAATGAAAGTAGATATGGTGTTAGAATGCGAGGCGAAGGGCAAATTGCACAACAAATCAATGATTTGGTAAAATTAGCTAGGTTAAAATATTTTAAAAATAAAGCTATGCCCAAATTAAATACAAGTCTTCATGAAACCTATAAAAATGGCCAAATGAAATTGTTTTAA
- a CDS encoding Fic family protein: MKPPYEITPKILRLITSISEKIGEVNANFLNRPSPQLRKQNRIKTIHSSLKIEGNTLTEEQITALLEHKRIIGPKKDITEVLNAIAIYENLEKYNPNSEMSFLKAHLKLMDGLIENAGEYRQQGVGIVKGAKVEQMAPPFNNVPYLMKDLFEYLSKEDEIILIKSCVFHYEMEFIHPFIDGNGRMGRLWQTLILMEKYPVFEFLPFETLISNDQEKYYKALSESDKYGQSTKFIEYMLNVIDMSLNELLGFKNRTLNEKDRLDYFVAMNTSEFSRKDYMAIFKDISSATASRDLKKGVELNLFEKFGKKNKTIYRLKQNN, encoded by the coding sequence TTGAAACCACCTTACGAAATAACACCAAAGATATTACGATTAATCACTTCCATTTCCGAAAAAATCGGAGAAGTCAATGCTAATTTTTTAAACAGACCTTCGCCACAATTAAGAAAGCAAAACAGAATTAAAACCATCCATTCTTCTTTAAAAATTGAAGGAAATACATTAACCGAAGAACAAATCACGGCACTTTTAGAACATAAGAGGATTATCGGTCCAAAGAAAGATATTACTGAAGTTTTAAACGCCATAGCCATTTATGAAAATTTAGAAAAATACAACCCAAATAGTGAAATGTCATTTCTAAAAGCCCATCTAAAATTAATGGATGGCTTAATCGAAAACGCAGGAGAATACAGGCAACAAGGGGTTGGAATTGTAAAAGGTGCAAAAGTAGAACAAATGGCACCACCTTTTAATAATGTGCCTTACTTAATGAAAGACCTGTTTGAGTATTTAAGTAAAGAAGATGAAATTATTCTAATAAAAAGTTGTGTTTTTCATTACGAAATGGAATTTATTCATCCGTTTATAGATGGAAATGGTAGAATGGGCAGATTATGGCAAACCCTAATTTTAATGGAGAAATATCCCGTTTTCGAATTTCTGCCTTTTGAAACTTTAATCAGCAATGACCAGGAAAAATATTATAAAGCACTATCCGAAAGTGATAAATACGGACAATCCACTAAGTTCATAGAATACATGCTCAATGTTATCGATATGTCGCTAAATGAACTTTTAGGTTTCAAAAACAGGACCCTTAATGAAAAAGATAGATTGGACTATTTTGTTGCTATGAACACGTCCGAATTCAGTAGAAAAGATTATATGGCTATTTTCAAAGATATATCCTCTGCAACAGCAAGTAGGGATTTAAAGAAAGGCGTGGAATTAAATCTATTTGAGAAATTTGGAAAAAAAAACAAAACAATTTATCGTTTAAAACAGAACAATTGA